In Micromonospora sp. LH3U1, one genomic interval encodes:
- a CDS encoding acyl-CoA dehydrogenase family protein: MSTGGRLIDDLTPAEQDRAARVEKVLPALRAAAAQADADGVFPAAHVALLRDAGLLGLVVPQEYGGLGGGLRDLAAATFAMGSACPSTALAFFFHNTSASRGLLPLEAIERGLFDDADVPAVQAFAEKVLTRMAGGVWLANFASEAVKSSSANIAISTTATPASRDGVDGWSLTGEKSFGCATGVADTYLVTARLAGHETADGLALFLVPRDAAGVASRPAWDGIGMRGSANHGIRLDDVFIPADEALTVPGAFVKMLQCSRGSFVGNQLAITAVYVGAAQSVYDDTLTSLTQKTFADTGRPIAESPMHQVIIGTMTERLETAYLWLRRQLLLETSEPPLRPHAEVYRQWRLAKGSICEACFDVAVGALKASGTSGATMNGSVGRALRDLAMGLVMTFPPERGRLEAASSVTSDRSNDLFAAVAG; encoded by the coding sequence ATGTCCACCGGCGGACGGCTCATCGACGACCTCACCCCGGCCGAGCAGGATCGCGCGGCCCGAGTGGAGAAGGTGCTGCCCGCGCTGCGGGCCGCCGCCGCGCAGGCCGACGCCGACGGGGTGTTCCCCGCCGCGCACGTCGCGCTGCTGCGCGATGCCGGGCTGCTCGGCCTGGTGGTTCCGCAGGAGTACGGCGGTCTCGGCGGCGGCCTGCGTGACCTCGCCGCCGCCACCTTCGCCATGGGCAGCGCGTGCCCGTCGACGGCGTTGGCCTTCTTCTTCCACAACACCAGCGCCTCCCGGGGCCTGCTGCCGCTGGAGGCGATCGAGCGCGGCCTCTTCGACGACGCCGACGTCCCCGCCGTGCAGGCCTTCGCCGAGAAGGTGCTGACCCGGATGGCTGGTGGGGTGTGGCTGGCCAACTTCGCCAGCGAGGCGGTGAAGAGTTCATCGGCCAACATCGCCATCTCCACCACCGCCACGCCGGCGAGCCGCGACGGCGTCGACGGCTGGTCGCTCACCGGCGAGAAGTCGTTCGGCTGCGCCACCGGCGTCGCCGACACCTACCTGGTCACCGCCCGGCTCGCCGGGCACGAGACGGCGGACGGGCTGGCCCTGTTCCTGGTCCCCCGCGATGCCGCCGGGGTCGCCTCACGGCCGGCCTGGGACGGCATCGGCATGCGCGGCTCGGCCAACCACGGCATCCGGCTCGACGACGTCTTCATACCGGCCGACGAGGCGCTCACCGTGCCCGGCGCGTTCGTGAAGATGTTGCAGTGCAGTCGGGGCAGCTTCGTCGGCAACCAGCTGGCCATCACGGCGGTCTACGTCGGTGCGGCGCAGAGTGTCTACGACGACACGCTGACCAGTCTCACCCAGAAGACCTTCGCCGACACCGGTCGGCCGATTGCGGAGAGCCCCATGCACCAGGTGATCATCGGCACCATGACGGAACGGTTGGAGACGGCGTACCTCTGGCTGCGCCGCCAGTTGCTGCTGGAGACCAGTGAGCCGCCGCTGCGCCCGCACGCCGAGGTCTACCGGCAGTGGCGGTTGGCCAAGGGCTCGATCTGCGAGGCGTGCTTCGACGTGGCGGTCGGCGCGCTCAAGGCGTCCGGCACGTCCGGTGCCACCATGAACGGGTCCGTCGGCCGGGCGCTGCGCGATCTGGCGATGGGACTGGTGATGACGTTCCCGCCGGAGCGCGGCCGGTTGGAGGCGGCCAGTTCGGTGACCAGCGACCGGTCCAACGACCTGTTCGCGGCGGTGGCCGGGTGA
- a CDS encoding Dabb family protein yields MFTHVVLMKFDDAADAAKARSLLEGLASTIDEIATLTVALDTLRTPVSYDLCMISTHTDVDALRAYQSHPAHLEVAGWLKPRLAARVVVDY; encoded by the coding sequence GTGTTTACGCACGTGGTACTCATGAAGTTCGACGATGCGGCCGATGCTGCCAAGGCGAGGTCGCTGCTGGAAGGTCTGGCCAGCACAATTGATGAGATCGCGACGCTGACCGTCGCCCTGGACACGCTGCGGACCCCGGTCTCCTACGACCTGTGCATGATCAGCACACACACCGACGTGGACGCGTTGCGCGCCTACCAGTCCCACCCCGCCCACCTGGAGGTGGCGGGCTGGCTCAAGCCGCGCCTCGCGGCCCGCGTCGTCGTCGACTACTGA
- a CDS encoding FAD-dependent oxidoreductase codes for MHVLIAGAGPVGLTAALALARRGCEVTVLEAGDDLAAESRASTFHPPTLEMLDALGVGADLLARGLVAPTFAYRDRREGLIAELDLSVLAEDTPYPYRVQCEQSKLCVILLAHLAGQPTARVRFGWPVDSVRQAADQADSGVVAVAEDGREVAGDWLIAADGASSAVRRALELPFDGITYPERFLVASTDEDLPVLLGPLAYVNYVFDPVEWSVLLRTPDHWRVLLPTPEDTPDAHELGRLDGRLRAIADPGRPWRVAHASLYRVHQRVAATFRQGRVLLAGDAAHVNNPLGGLGMNSGIHDAVAYAQVLASGRPAPDGGELDRAVTAVADERRRIALTYVQEVSDQNYRRMRATDPQLRSAHLASLRALAEDPKAARAYLLRSSMIAALRPDAGQSVARA; via the coding sequence ATGCACGTGCTGATCGCCGGAGCGGGGCCGGTCGGGCTGACCGCGGCGCTCGCGCTGGCCCGCCGGGGCTGCGAGGTGACCGTGCTGGAGGCCGGTGACGACCTCGCCGCCGAGTCCCGTGCCTCCACGTTCCACCCGCCGACGCTGGAGATGCTCGACGCGTTGGGGGTCGGCGCGGACCTGTTGGCGCGCGGGCTGGTGGCGCCGACGTTCGCCTACCGGGATCGCCGGGAGGGACTGATCGCGGAGCTGGACCTCTCGGTGCTCGCCGAGGACACCCCGTACCCGTACCGGGTGCAGTGCGAGCAGTCCAAGCTGTGCGTGATCCTGCTGGCGCACCTGGCCGGGCAACCGACGGCCCGGGTCCGCTTCGGTTGGCCGGTCGACTCGGTACGACAGGCCGCGGATCAGGCCGACAGCGGTGTGGTCGCGGTCGCCGAGGACGGCCGGGAGGTGGCCGGCGACTGGCTGATCGCGGCCGACGGCGCCAGTTCGGCGGTACGGCGGGCGCTGGAGTTGCCGTTCGACGGGATCACCTACCCCGAACGGTTCCTGGTGGCCTCCACCGACGAGGACCTGCCAGTGCTGCTCGGCCCGCTGGCGTACGTCAACTACGTCTTCGACCCGGTCGAGTGGTCGGTGCTGCTGCGCACGCCGGACCACTGGCGGGTGCTGCTGCCCACCCCCGAGGACACCCCTGACGCGCACGAGCTGGGCCGGCTCGACGGGCGGCTGCGGGCGATCGCCGATCCGGGCCGGCCGTGGCGGGTGGCGCACGCGAGTTTGTACCGGGTGCACCAGCGGGTCGCCGCGACGTTCCGGCAGGGGCGGGTGCTGCTGGCCGGCGACGCCGCGCACGTCAACAACCCGCTCGGTGGGCTGGGCATGAACTCGGGCATCCACGACGCGGTCGCCTACGCGCAGGTGCTGGCCTCGGGCCGCCCAGCACCGGACGGCGGGGAGTTGGACCGGGCGGTGACGGCGGTGGCCGACGAGCGGCGCCGGATCGCCCTGACCTACGTGCAGGAGGTCTCCGACCAGAACTACCGCCGGATGCGGGCCACCGATCCGCAGTTACGGTCCGCGCATCTGGCCAGTCTGCGCGCGCTGGCCGAGGATCCGAAGGCGGCCCGCGCGTATCTGCTGCGCAGCTCCATGATCGCAGCACTGCGGCCCGACGCCGGACAGTCGGTGGCACGGGCATGA
- a CDS encoding aldehyde dehydrogenase family protein, whose amino-acid sequence MTTPGVGPHGTVIERENPSRTSELVGTVGVGGPERVDALVRRADAAQRSWAATGIAQRLAALAAGADAIAGRLEPLAELLARESGKVLADCRGEVGFAGTYLRWVVEHAPAAYADREIDDAAGRLLRLPRPYGVVAAITPWNAPIILTLLKVAPALAAGNAVVVKPSPLAPLAVSEVLRLLAGALPDGTLAVVHGDAAAGAALVGHPLVRKVAFTGGDVAARQVAATAATQTTPVVLELGGNDAAIFLPDADLGTEPMRRLVLASFATSGQVCMAAKRLYVHRGRRDEFVAAYRAAAAEVLRVGDALTPGVSMGPVISAGAVARIERIVAAAVARGATALPLGTVDGGTDLAGGYFVAPTLVLDAPDDAEVVTGEQFGPTVPLLLYDDEEELLARVNADELGLGGSVWSADEERAFALARRVEAGFVFVNTHNRTGLSLRAPFGGVKRSGYGREYAEEGLAEYAQICVVHAPGPFRPGGAGLPANAYPG is encoded by the coding sequence ATGACGACACCTGGCGTGGGCCCGCACGGCACGGTGATCGAGCGGGAGAACCCGTCCAGGACCAGCGAGCTGGTCGGCACGGTCGGTGTCGGCGGGCCTGAGCGGGTGGACGCCCTGGTCCGCCGGGCCGACGCCGCGCAGCGGAGCTGGGCGGCCACCGGCATCGCGCAGCGGCTCGCGGCGCTGGCCGCTGGCGCCGACGCGATCGCCGGGCGGCTCGAACCGTTGGCCGAGCTGCTGGCCCGGGAGTCGGGCAAGGTGCTCGCCGACTGCCGCGGCGAGGTCGGGTTCGCCGGCACGTACCTGCGCTGGGTCGTCGAGCACGCCCCGGCGGCGTACGCGGATCGGGAGATCGACGACGCGGCCGGTCGGCTGCTGCGGCTGCCCCGGCCGTACGGTGTGGTCGCCGCGATCACGCCGTGGAACGCGCCGATCATCCTCACCCTGCTCAAGGTGGCCCCGGCCCTCGCCGCTGGCAACGCGGTGGTGGTCAAGCCCTCGCCGCTGGCCCCGCTGGCGGTCTCGGAGGTGCTGCGCCTGCTCGCCGGGGCGCTGCCCGACGGGACGCTGGCGGTCGTCCACGGCGACGCCGCCGCCGGTGCGGCGTTGGTCGGGCACCCGCTGGTGCGCAAGGTGGCGTTCACCGGCGGTGACGTGGCGGCCCGGCAGGTGGCGGCGACCGCGGCCACCCAGACCACACCGGTCGTGCTGGAGCTGGGCGGCAACGACGCGGCGATCTTCCTGCCGGACGCCGACCTGGGCACCGAGCCGATGCGCCGGCTGGTCCTGGCGAGTTTCGCCACCAGCGGCCAGGTGTGCATGGCTGCCAAGCGCCTGTATGTGCACCGCGGCCGCCGCGACGAGTTCGTGGCGGCGTACCGGGCCGCCGCGGCGGAGGTGCTGCGCGTCGGTGACGCGCTCACGCCGGGGGTGAGCATGGGCCCGGTCATCTCGGCCGGTGCCGTCGCCCGGATCGAGCGGATCGTTGCGGCGGCCGTCGCCCGGGGTGCCACGGCGCTGCCGCTGGGCACTGTCGACGGTGGCACCGACCTGGCCGGCGGGTACTTCGTGGCCCCGACGCTCGTGCTGGACGCACCGGACGACGCCGAGGTGGTCACCGGGGAGCAGTTCGGGCCGACGGTGCCGCTGCTGCTCTACGACGACGAGGAGGAACTGCTGGCCCGGGTCAACGCCGACGAGCTGGGCCTTGGCGGCTCGGTCTGGTCGGCCGACGAGGAGCGGGCGTTCGCGCTGGCCCGTCGGGTCGAGGCGGGCTTCGTCTTCGTCAACACGCACAACCGCACCGGGCTGTCGCTGCGGGCGCCGTTCGGTGGGGTGAAGCGCTCCGGCTACGGCCGTGAGTACGCCGAGGAGGGGCTGGCCGAGTACGCGCAGATTTGCGTCGTGCACGCGCCCGGCCCGTTCCGGCCCGGTGGCGCCGGGCTGCCCGCCAACGCGTACCCGGGCTGA
- a CDS encoding oxidoreductase, translated as MADTLKPVEDMLDDSPTVDVHETFHRYQILLDELKAKIDARFELTLDPSTEPLEHYGDYPNGPGGSLAAYTGPEVDWLVHSWLGNPGASFANLHLTCWLGPQVRVPHLGLALLVWPGGWFYVDSVPRVNMVEHGDYYDRYYEPANEEWLQLREDPAFDYFVSRAGFIRASLSPTAYCYSFDRSPENIEKVSQVTHAHVDRWLRWVDEAEPVPVEERAALAETDLRIRRNIADRDPANVMGVRYFGEETTNQLVRALWGGDRELPRPSA; from the coding sequence GTGGCCGACACGTTGAAACCCGTCGAGGACATGCTCGACGACTCCCCCACGGTCGACGTCCACGAGACGTTCCACCGGTACCAGATACTCCTGGATGAGCTGAAGGCCAAGATCGACGCACGGTTCGAGCTGACCCTCGACCCGTCCACCGAGCCGCTGGAGCACTACGGGGACTACCCGAACGGACCGGGCGGCTCGCTCGCCGCGTACACCGGGCCCGAGGTCGACTGGCTCGTGCACTCCTGGCTGGGCAACCCCGGCGCCAGCTTCGCCAACCTGCACCTGACGTGCTGGCTGGGCCCGCAGGTCAGGGTGCCGCACCTGGGGTTGGCCCTGCTGGTCTGGCCCGGAGGCTGGTTCTACGTCGACTCGGTGCCCCGGGTCAACATGGTCGAGCACGGCGACTACTACGACCGGTACTACGAGCCGGCCAACGAGGAGTGGCTGCAGCTGCGTGAAGACCCGGCGTTCGACTACTTCGTCAGCCGGGCCGGGTTCATCCGGGCCAGCCTGTCGCCGACGGCGTACTGCTACTCCTTCGACCGCAGCCCGGAGAACATCGAGAAGGTCAGTCAGGTGACCCACGCCCACGTCGACCGCTGGCTGCGCTGGGTCGACGAGGCCGAGCCGGTGCCGGTCGAGGAGCGGGCCGCGCTCGCCGAGACCGACCTGCGGATCCGCCGCAACATCGCCGACCGCGACCCGGCGAACGTGATGGGCGTGCGCTACTTCGGCGAGGAGACCACCAACCAGCTCGTCCGCGCGCTCTGGGGCGGCGACCGCGAACTCCCCCGGCCGTCGGCATGA
- a CDS encoding isocitrate lyase/PEP mutase family protein, translating to MTPGETAPAQASPPITAGGAATARPADVLRALLGGASPVHAPGVHDPLTAALAAEAGHRVAHLSGAVCAAVELGLPDLGYLHGTHVAERAARLVPALAGVPLIADADTGYGNPLHAVWTAQRYAAAGVAGLHLEDQVSPKRCGHLAGKELLDIAGATAKIRAIAEAGTGLVLIARTDAYSVAGLDEAIERAGRFADAGADAVFLEGVDTAEELAAVRTALPGVPLVVNRSEAAGVRAFPPDDSLGALGVRVVLHPVAPMLAALRAAAAAYAAIGRDGHADAVPRLAWSSFTALVGQDDALTLDRRYA from the coding sequence ATGACCCCAGGCGAGACCGCCCCGGCGCAGGCTTCGCCCCCGATCACGGCCGGCGGCGCGGCGACCGCACGCCCGGCCGACGTGCTGCGGGCGCTGCTGGGCGGCGCCTCGCCGGTGCACGCCCCCGGCGTACACGACCCGCTCACCGCCGCGCTGGCCGCCGAGGCCGGGCACCGCGTCGCGCACCTGTCCGGTGCGGTCTGCGCCGCGGTCGAGCTGGGCCTTCCCGACCTGGGATACCTGCACGGCACACACGTCGCGGAGCGGGCCGCGCGGCTGGTCCCGGCGCTGGCCGGCGTGCCGCTGATCGCCGACGCGGACACCGGCTACGGCAATCCGCTGCACGCGGTCTGGACCGCCCAGCGGTACGCGGCGGCCGGCGTCGCCGGGCTGCACCTGGAGGACCAGGTCAGCCCGAAGCGCTGCGGCCACCTGGCCGGCAAGGAGCTGTTGGACATCGCGGGTGCGACGGCGAAGATCCGGGCGATCGCCGAGGCGGGCACCGGCCTGGTGCTGATCGCCCGCACCGACGCCTACTCGGTGGCCGGCCTCGACGAGGCGATCGAGCGGGCCGGCCGGTTCGCCGACGCCGGCGCCGACGCGGTCTTCCTGGAGGGTGTGGACACCGCCGAGGAGTTGGCGGCGGTGCGTACCGCGCTGCCCGGCGTACCCCTGGTGGTTAATCGCTCGGAGGCGGCTGGTGTGCGCGCCTTCCCGCCCGACGACTCGCTCGGCGCGCTCGGGGTCCGGGTCGTGCTGCACCCGGTCGCGCCGATGCTGGCCGCGCTGCGCGCGGCTGCCGCCGCCTACGCCGCGATCGGCCGGGACGGTCACGCCGACGCGGTGCCCCGGCTCGCCTGGTCGTCGTTCACCGCGCTGGTCGGCCAGGACGATGCGCTGACTCTCGATCGGAGGTACGCCTGA
- a CDS encoding aldehyde dehydrogenase family protein has product MTQPDLPDLADLVDGVWTPSDTPLGFDLEDPATGAVRRPAAGTPPHRIEAAVAAASAAHEAGSWAALPAPDRADVLDSVAEAVEGVAAEICVLESATTGVPIRQTTPLGVILGGSFRLAAAQLRQGPQSQEFQREDGRIAYAERLPWGPAACVVPWNAPAPMAAHKVANALAAGCPTILKPSEYAPHGSQRLAAVVGATLAAAGVPAGVFQLVHGGAEAGAALVGDPRIRAVSFTGGLAAGRAVAAACAYDIKPVQLELGGNNPLVVLPDADVADVARAAVDLLSTLNGQWCRALGRLIVPADRHDEIVAAIADRLAGLVAGAPLDPATDLGPLVHSRHLARVVAARDDLLAHGGTAVTGTTLPAAGPLAGGNFLAPTLVTGVAAAHTGDEIFGPVAAVHPYATVDEAVALANGTSYGLEAYVLGADEEAALAVARRIRAGEVKVNGSSVLSLHLFSPRPAFGLSGYGEEGTAETLRFFTNPRVVGVEGGFALHGRS; this is encoded by the coding sequence GTGACCCAGCCGGACCTGCCCGATCTCGCCGACCTGGTCGACGGGGTCTGGACGCCCAGCGACACACCGCTCGGATTCGACCTGGAGGATCCGGCGACCGGGGCGGTGCGGCGACCCGCTGCCGGCACGCCGCCGCACCGGATCGAGGCCGCCGTCGCCGCCGCGTCGGCGGCGCACGAGGCCGGGAGCTGGGCCGCGCTACCGGCCCCTGATCGCGCCGACGTACTGGACTCCGTCGCCGAGGCGGTCGAGGGCGTCGCGGCCGAGATCTGCGTGCTGGAGTCGGCGACCACCGGCGTGCCGATCCGGCAGACCACACCGCTGGGCGTGATCCTCGGCGGCTCGTTCCGGCTGGCCGCCGCCCAGCTACGGCAGGGCCCGCAGAGCCAGGAGTTCCAGCGCGAGGACGGCCGGATCGCGTACGCCGAACGACTGCCCTGGGGTCCGGCCGCCTGTGTGGTGCCGTGGAACGCGCCCGCGCCGATGGCCGCGCACAAGGTCGCGAACGCGCTCGCCGCGGGCTGCCCCACGATCCTCAAGCCCAGCGAGTACGCCCCGCACGGCAGCCAACGGCTCGCCGCCGTCGTCGGGGCCACGCTCGCCGCCGCCGGCGTGCCGGCCGGGGTGTTCCAGCTCGTGCACGGCGGGGCCGAGGCCGGTGCGGCCCTGGTCGGCGATCCCCGGATCCGGGCGGTCTCCTTCACCGGCGGGCTCGCCGCCGGGCGGGCGGTCGCGGCGGCCTGCGCCTACGACATCAAGCCGGTGCAGCTCGAGCTCGGCGGCAACAACCCGCTGGTCGTGCTCCCCGACGCCGACGTCGCCGATGTCGCCCGGGCCGCGGTCGACCTGCTCAGCACCCTCAACGGGCAGTGGTGCCGGGCGCTGGGTCGGCTGATCGTGCCCGCCGACCGGCACGACGAGATCGTCGCCGCGATCGCTGACCGGCTCGCCGGCCTGGTCGCCGGCGCGCCGTTGGACCCCGCGACCGACCTCGGTCCGCTGGTGCACTCCCGGCACCTGGCCCGGGTGGTGGCCGCCCGCGACGACCTGCTGGCCCACGGCGGAACCGCGGTCACCGGCACCACGCTGCCGGCGGCCGGGCCGCTGGCCGGCGGGAACTTCCTCGCCCCGACGCTGGTCACCGGCGTCGCCGCCGCGCACACCGGCGACGAGATCTTCGGGCCCGTGGCGGCGGTGCACCCGTACGCCACCGTCGACGAGGCGGTGGCGCTGGCCAACGGCACGTCGTACGGGCTGGAGGCGTACGTGCTCGGCGCGGACGAGGAGGCCGCGCTGGCCGTGGCCCGCCGGATCCGGGCCGGTGAGGTCAAGGTCAACGGCTCCTCGGTGCTCAGCCTGCACCTGTTCAGCCCGCGCCCGGCGTTCGGGCTGTCCGGGTACGGCGAGGAGGGCACCGCCGAGACCCTGCGGTTCTTCACCAACCCGCGGGTCGTCGGCGTCGAGGGCGGCTTCGCGCTGCACGGCCGGTCATGA
- a CDS encoding nitrilase-related carbon-nitrogen hydrolase, translated as MTIRVAAVQFEAGQDIGANLATCLRLVTDAARQGAQLVVLPEFCNHLAWYTDRAQAHALATRPGDDFLTAISASAAEHRVHLKINVTHAYPDGRTGGTNFLFGPDGALLGSCDKQVLMGAENDHLDPATEVGPVLDTPIGRLGMYACMEGVIPETTRGLTLRGAQVLLNSLNSFATDEAALHIPVRAAENRAWVIAANKVGPLLPAEHLPAMSHGLGVPEQWLHGAGESQIVAPDGTVLAKGPRTGEAVVIADIAVERADDKHRPDGSDILAARRPELYGPLGDAPAGRRRPPGAPSLPVAVVRPRDPGQAADLLGKAVAEGALLAVLAEDALGAHVGPAEVAATLAPALRGTDGYAVATARSADGPVGLLIGPDGVVGEQPQLHRAGAARDAARPGGALRTFDLPWGRLAIVVGDDAIFPETFRLAALADADVVAVPFTPREPWELALGLPERAAENRLNVIAAGPLGTGAAVFALSADFTLWTTWAGPFTGRISSPLRTDIAADRSVTHAVVAPAQAANRLVSRRTDLVDGRPWRLVQALTERR; from the coding sequence ATGACCATCAGGGTTGCCGCCGTACAGTTCGAGGCCGGCCAGGACATCGGGGCCAATCTGGCCACCTGCCTGCGCCTGGTCACCGACGCCGCCCGACAGGGCGCACAGCTCGTGGTGCTACCCGAGTTCTGCAACCATCTGGCCTGGTACACCGACCGCGCCCAGGCGCACGCCCTGGCCACCCGGCCGGGCGACGATTTCCTCACCGCGATCTCCGCGAGCGCCGCCGAGCATCGGGTGCACCTCAAAATCAATGTCACGCACGCCTATCCCGATGGGCGCACCGGCGGCACCAACTTCCTCTTCGGCCCGGACGGGGCGCTGCTCGGCAGCTGTGACAAGCAGGTCCTGATGGGCGCCGAGAACGACCACCTCGACCCGGCGACCGAGGTCGGACCGGTGCTCGACACCCCGATCGGCCGGCTCGGCATGTACGCCTGCATGGAGGGCGTCATTCCCGAGACCACCCGCGGGCTCACGCTGCGCGGCGCGCAGGTGCTGCTCAACAGCCTGAACTCGTTCGCCACCGATGAGGCCGCGCTGCACATTCCGGTGCGGGCCGCGGAGAACCGGGCCTGGGTGATCGCCGCCAACAAGGTCGGCCCGCTGCTGCCCGCCGAGCATCTGCCGGCCATGAGCCACGGCCTGGGCGTGCCGGAGCAGTGGCTGCACGGGGCCGGCGAGTCGCAGATCGTCGCACCGGACGGCACGGTGCTGGCCAAGGGGCCGCGTACCGGTGAGGCCGTCGTCATCGCCGACATCGCTGTCGAGCGCGCCGACGACAAGCACCGCCCGGACGGCAGCGACATCCTCGCGGCCCGCCGACCGGAACTCTACGGCCCACTCGGGGACGCACCGGCCGGTCGCCGCCGGCCGCCCGGCGCACCGAGCCTGCCAGTCGCCGTGGTCCGGCCGCGGGACCCGGGCCAGGCGGCCGACCTGCTCGGCAAGGCGGTCGCCGAGGGCGCGCTGCTCGCCGTGCTCGCCGAGGACGCCCTCGGCGCCCACGTCGGGCCGGCCGAGGTGGCCGCGACGCTGGCACCGGCGCTGCGCGGCACCGACGGGTACGCCGTAGCCACCGCTCGCAGCGCCGACGGCCCGGTCGGGCTGCTCATCGGCCCGGATGGAGTGGTTGGCGAGCAGCCACAACTGCATCGGGCCGGCGCGGCCCGCGACGCCGCGCGGCCCGGCGGCGCGCTGCGCACCTTCGACCTGCCCTGGGGGCGGCTGGCGATCGTGGTCGGCGACGACGCGATCTTCCCGGAGACGTTCCGGCTCGCCGCGCTCGCCGACGCCGATGTGGTCGCCGTGCCGTTCACCCCGCGCGAGCCCTGGGAGCTGGCGCTGGGCCTGCCGGAGCGGGCCGCCGAGAACCGGCTCAACGTGATCGCCGCCGGACCCCTCGGCACGGGCGCCGCGGTCTTCGCGCTCAGCGCCGACTTCACCCTCTGGACCACCTGGGCCGGGCCGTTCACCGGCCGGATCAGCAGCCCGCTGCGCACCGACATCGCCGCCGACCGGTCCGTCACGCATGCCGTGGTGGCCCCGGCGCAGGCGGCGAACCGGCTCGTCTCCCGCCGAACCGACCTCGTCGACGGCCGCCCGTGGCGGCTCGTCCAGGCCCTCACCGAAAGGCGCTGA
- a CDS encoding flavin reductase: protein MSVESITFRSALAQWPSGVGVVTTVVDGRPHGMTASSFSSVSLNPPLVSVCLGVHLPSHALVERAGVFAISFLGKGQAGIGQRFAGMRPEVTDRFAGLDWAHAETGCPVLANATAWLDCRVVHAYPGGDHTIFVGEVLAASTPRVGAPLLFHSSAWSQLADPLPEKIDIAIGGRLSRLRANTLVTAGFTVRATPGPLIADAFRPGGEDATLAELDQLLRAGHTAVTLVEEADASPVQVRAVLADATVRARRASLRVRLRPQRGLGLVNAMVAMKSGVTGFDTTLSGRASALRTRDLVFLARQLGVSCPRLPANKPEE, encoded by the coding sequence GTGTCGGTCGAAAGCATCACGTTCCGCTCGGCCCTCGCCCAATGGCCCAGCGGCGTCGGTGTCGTGACCACGGTCGTCGACGGCCGGCCGCACGGCATGACCGCGAGCTCGTTCTCCTCGGTCAGCCTCAACCCGCCGCTGGTCTCCGTCTGCCTGGGCGTCCACCTTCCCAGCCACGCCCTGGTGGAGCGGGCCGGCGTCTTCGCGATCAGCTTTCTCGGCAAGGGTCAGGCCGGCATCGGCCAGCGCTTCGCCGGCATGCGTCCCGAGGTCACCGACCGCTTCGCCGGGCTGGACTGGGCGCACGCCGAGACCGGCTGCCCGGTCCTGGCCAACGCGACCGCCTGGCTGGACTGCCGGGTCGTGCACGCCTATCCCGGCGGCGACCACACGATCTTCGTCGGCGAGGTGCTCGCGGCCAGCACCCCCCGGGTCGGCGCCCCGCTGCTGTTCCACTCCAGCGCGTGGAGTCAACTCGCCGACCCGCTGCCGGAGAAGATCGACATCGCGATCGGGGGCCGACTCTCCCGCCTGCGCGCGAACACCCTGGTGACGGCCGGCTTCACGGTGCGGGCAACCCCCGGCCCGCTGATCGCCGACGCCTTCCGGCCCGGCGGCGAGGATGCCACCCTCGCCGAGCTGGACCAGTTGCTGCGTGCCGGGCACACCGCCGTCACCCTGGTCGAGGAGGCCGACGCCAGCCCGGTGCAGGTGCGAGCCGTGCTCGCCGACGCCACGGTACGCGCCCGCCGCGCCTCACTCCGGGTGCGGCTGCGGCCCCAGCGCGGGCTCGGCCTGGTCAACGCCATGGTCGCGATGAAGAGCGGCGTCACCGGCTTCGACACCACCCTCAGCGGTCGAGCGAGCGCCCTGCGCACCCGCGACCTGGTCTTTCTCGCCCGGCAACTCGGGGTGTCCTGTCCCCGGCTCCCCGCCAACAAACCAGAGGAGTGA